The Bacillus thermozeamaize nucleotide sequence CGAAAAACCGGATGAATCCGCTCCTCCCCCCCTGATCGACCAGCTGATCAGAAGCGGGCTCACCATCAACGAGGTGGGACAGGCCAACGACTTCCGGCAGATCACCCGCAGCCTCCTTTCCGGCGATACCGTCCTCTTGGTGGACGGGGAAGAGATGGCGCTGTTCATGAACACCAAGGGGTGGGAACGACGCGCGGTGCAGGAACCGAACACCGAATCGGTCGTTCGGGGCCCGCGCGACGGGTTTACCGAGACCATGCGCGTGAACACGGCGCTGATCCGTCTGCGACTGAAAGACCCCGACTTGCGCGTCAAAAACATGACCATCGGAAAGCGGACCAACACCGACGTCGCCGTCATCTACATCGACGGCATCGTTGACCAGAAGGTTCTCGAAGAGGTGGTCAAGAGGCTGCAGTCCATCGACATCGACGGCGCCCTGGAAAGCGGTTACCTGGAACAGTTGATTGAGGACAACCACTGGTCCCCCTTTCCCCAAATCCAGAATACCGAACGCCCGGACAAAGCGGTGGCCAACCTCCTGGAGGGAAAAGTGATCATCGTCACCGACGGCACACCTTTCGTGCTGATCGCACCGGCTGTCTTTTCGCAGTTTTACCACAGCCCGGAAGATTATTATGAACGGTTTGGAATCGGCACCTTCATCCGCTTCATCCGCCTGATCAGCATGGGAATGTCGTTGCTGTTGCCTTCCCTGTACATCGCCTTTACCTCGTTTCACCCGGAAATGATCCCGTCCAAACTGGCCATCGCGATGATGGCCGGCCGCGCCACCGTGCCTTTTCCTGCAGTGGTGGAAGCGATGCTGATGGAAATCGCCGTGGAAATCCTGCGGGAGGCCAGTGTCCGCCTGCCCGGTCCGATCGGTCCGACGATCGGCATTGTCGGTGCCTTGATCATCGGCGAGTCGGCTGTTTCCGCCGGGATCATCAGCCCCATCCTGGTCATCATCGTCGGTCTGACGACGCTCGGTTCCTTCGCCACCCCCAGCTACAGCGCGGCCATCGCCCTGCGCATGTTGCGCTTTCCAATGATGTTGGCCGCCGGCACCTTAGGCCTTCTGGGCATCATGCTGTTTTTGATCGTGATTATCATCCACCTCTCCAGTCTCAAGTCGTTCGGCGTTCCCTACATGGCGCCGATTTCACCAAGCCGTACCTCCGATTTGAAAGATGCGCTGGTTCGCGCGCCGCTCTTCTGGATGCGGAGCCGCCCAAAAATCATGAAGCCTCGCGACGACAAGCGGCTGGGGTAATCTGAGGCAGAAAAGGAGAATCTGAGATGGCTGAACCAGGAAGTCAATCCAACATTGCGCAACGCGTGAACATCGCGAAAGAGGAAACCCCCTATGTGATCGCTCCACGACAAGTGACCGCCATCCTGACCTGTACGTTGATCGGGATGGGCGTCCTCACCCTTCCGCGGATCGCCAGCTATTGGGCGCATGAAGCAGGATGGCTGTCCATATTTCTAGGGATGTTCATGGCCATGCTCGGCATGGGTCTGATCTCCAGCCTCGGCCAGCGGTTTGTCGGCCAAACCGTGGTCTCCTACAGCAGGCAGCTCCTCGGCGGAAAAACGCGGCCGCGATTGGGAGTCGTCCTGAGTTTCCCCATTCTCATCAGCCTGGCAGGGATATGGCTGGCAGACACCAGTATGATCACACGCGCCTTCAGCGAGGTGATCATGGCCGCCGTCTTGGAGAACACGCCCATGAACGTGATCCTTTTCCTGATGCTGGCCACGGCCATGTACCTGGCGATGCATGAAGCCGAAGTGATCGCGCGGGTCAACGAATTGCTCTTTCCGCTCATTGTCATTCCCGTGCTCTTGCTGACCCTCATTTCCTTTCAAAACGCCCGCTGGAACAATCTGTTGCCATTGTTTCCCGTTGACTGGCGAGCCTTCTTCATCAGCCTTCTGGCCACTTCCGTTTTCTATAAGGGTTTTGAAATGATGCTGGTTCTCTCCGCCTTCACCCAACCCATCCCGGCAGCCAGGCGGGCCCAGTTTATCGGCATCGGCATTCCCGCCCTGCTGAACACCCTGATCACGCTGGCCGCGATTGCCGTCTTCAGTTATGAGGAACTGGAGCGGCTGATGTGGCCCACCCTGGAGCTGGCCACCAGCACGGAAATCCCCGGATTGATCTTTGAGCGCGTGGAGGCAGCCTACCTGGCCGTGTGGGTGGCCGCCATTTTTACGGCCATCAGCAATTTCTACTTTGCCACGGCCAAGATCTTGCAGGAATCCTTCCGGATCCGGCATCACCAGTG carries:
- a CDS encoding spore gernimation protein, whose product is MVRKVRHPVKVSELKKKKKEEQAKQAEKKTEALKERKLSRKLADNIDTIRHIFGESDDLVMRNIILAGKPEKKAAIVFIDGLVNATIIDDYILKSLMFHTRQPTDEKPDESAPPPLIDQLIRSGLTINEVGQANDFRQITRSLLSGDTVLLVDGEEMALFMNTKGWERRAVQEPNTESVVRGPRDGFTETMRVNTALIRLRLKDPDLRVKNMTIGKRTNTDVAVIYIDGIVDQKVLEEVVKRLQSIDIDGALESGYLEQLIEDNHWSPFPQIQNTERPDKAVANLLEGKVIIVTDGTPFVLIAPAVFSQFYHSPEDYYERFGIGTFIRFIRLISMGMSLLLPSLYIAFTSFHPEMIPSKLAIAMMAGRATVPFPAVVEAMLMEIAVEILREASVRLPGPIGPTIGIVGALIIGESAVSAGIISPILVIIVGLTTLGSFATPSYSAAIALRMLRFPMMLAAGTLGLLGIMLFLIVIIIHLSSLKSFGVPYMAPISPSRTSDLKDALVRAPLFWMRSRPKIMKPRDDKRLG